One window from the genome of Anopheles merus strain MAF chromosome 3R, AmerM5.1, whole genome shotgun sequence encodes:
- the LOC121596971 gene encoding uncharacterized protein LOC121596971, giving the protein MLKTKDKFTILRDTSQELPPYHTKVNRIALTAENVARYLEEMEEKNDTIYHSMLGSLKKYIFENSTEQRDTIIEFGVKVSKCSDNAIKRTVETFILETYSSKAANERVDQFYDEYYDYLDNQQKNIDTIIESVEAELKKQQNDEVLRLWYDSVNDDTLPGKLEIMLRNDKALSSLYDKLTVERNAEYNWERCCADVKIQELLKISLEKEGIMSKSYRVLLAYVFNVNIRVYARDENNEIELIENHNHKSTTVIHILLEVNKFIQLKINEAYRLLEEERLHKDSIYRQILTEVSTMQIEYVFVPNFKRKLLYQNSSSKQKTFDELDDEALIGKISEFFSDEEKDQIAQRLQNISPKYSGQYGVIENILQRFSFEGRHVSSNELCFLINSILAHSAQSRQERYTFSWIVAAYNQSNWTDELVLLKLENFFKRQLQDKSKWRGYMSNIDNKGVLLVFAAQFDQSPCSEQCVQEILHLLSSIPIESINLDQFELSEWPYVLKEYYWTSKFKSLMSWDNELAGLSSATFYALSIENTFGDKLMSMLFESLEGKRNVLTHAGLNKILNCFHTQKWNLCIEELNVFKRCSVKEWVQNMDSKYTINSRQLTVSQIVAIIKGNSNTSSNIVKHLSRIENSVANIHYNETTFNTKKISSFLSEDIEQWTKQFQDKIKKPNAYVFEEMLAVIDRAIELKRGFRLRDTQRLTVLALLANDKSTLAQVSTGEGKTIIVVAITVIKVLLGEKVDIITSSSVLAKRDADENKDIYELFGFSASHNCSEVIEERKEAYSSNQIIYGDLGNFQRDYLLDRVYGKNVLGDRSFQNVIVDEVDSMLLDKGNNILYLSHDIAGMDKLESIFVFIWQMVNNPTDQTEDVLMKDIKQSVLCDMYALIQKEDIQSLDNVLSISDALAIWERLIQSEIINDSGRLLVEAVDCNKLDKVLSPDFTKLKDRLSFLLWSRIERETYVTVPNYLKAFVERHLDGWISSAITALYMVPGQYYVVDVDRSGTGTDRNANVIILDRDTGTDQVSSQWDEAMHQFLQLKHGCKLSTLSLKAVFISNVTYFKEYELLYGLTGTLGTNEERDLLKKIHDVDFVTVPTFKMKQFEEYGSIICSSSEDWKQGIRQEVTKLIKTEKRSVLMICETVQDVEALQLTLGSEEHKNLHIYKRDYEKLTIPKDGLQSGHIIIATNLAGRGTDIKVSDELEKAGGLHVVLTYLPANIRIEEQAFGRAARKGEKGSGRMILMVADGKSHSNFKIYSLKLKRNADELLRLAAIKTYYETTIKTEENCFKSFKKYFEQSRKYLADIETPDQVKEILLQSCLNKWSFWLDEHNGQIDKASDEAGKRVLNQLLDNFLIQLKHLQASSAKNWSAWVEENPIQMIKLGKYISQHESDHRDTALQLFGKVISSEPYFCEAAYYYRAYTRSLGDINLKEFQNDLCSAGMLFAEHIKNAMHALGVVEKQKTKAKEYEGYKEQKESLVNLYSLFLESIDDILGHPISPASFKNYEIKEDVAEIIFKNLVRIGVIKKAEVVGNIPIARIQKLHTEYGIPVDKLKTFLQHRRGAIDEEKLLADIRKSFPIPNISEFWNALIDQKVLHSVKHYVGVNEERLETIDPALMNVIKQKEGIGELVKEVIKLDKHQMLLIKQEKKPQFYFEKEKLVRTIGERKYTSLVENGVLSFNEKATIDKNRIENCVFSVFDAITVQDITNKTRITTDEAINIVAELLKQNVLEKRGNTLALTGNYEQAILLPSCPVYENVIRNVLDLCFAYKLALRNISTQLEKEDSSDIRINLHPDPYKMLFSNLYEQKIIRHPMLKSMIDESEIKAIHNKSWSEEELKSELAKDIGLSVEYTEVLLDALLKNRWIVPEFLSQLLPRFIDPFINIGWSIEVKDLLHKINENSCINIFDLKSTVSAINPSYDLMKIFYNPSSKHARKSLADLKLSIESIDVKYGLVESYDVGIAIEKWFNNKLLLIGEGTTKHIEDVLSKSKSLLATLYVPDGELKSIVEFYGQNNFGNIDEMRIFITNGLEHVLQLVEKKWTLEMKLKTSLVAAFGVAQIIIGAIITVYSCGVMTLVGNVLISEGVGDIVFAVSAARSGYFSWHDYGMHKLQSLAFTLVMAGVGMYLSSGAKMSRIGYKIAGPTLEYGGKKVAELTGKQLIKAVGGWTVVKETAKHVVLKATEGVSFALANMAVDKIVEDHLQNILNSLALNILSGIEDTVKNHSVELIQNLRKAYDLLGENSARALVDDLTKMYMMEQNMGHIFLSYSKELCQSVMKGIRNASKKTGKTSSAMVVISHLSRVLQFVDTAAQINKMCNATQNMLNFINTEMKEKLKDIEKHSAPSKEKKDNQKDVERFQSNVIDQWKTTLSKHVGQLIAQHVVDPVLNLGARMATSFVSKGLKDIRRSMAESNRAKKLHRLNEHEQKINRPHMKTETKRQLTDQYHRQLLKIMHKTRNPSLFATIIRENVPMDLTCVGACTPMIQKLLQAQNPAITGLTITVHGEKGIKQSFKSGKGGPEVHLELKDNHFTVSQEGESQVDTFNNNCLYGALATAIPDLQALAPNTFRYMLSNWIKHDNSTKLYIRYGWHRFGIIHGAVGGAKKKMNYTDYITDKTSIDEEGKPYTEDERPPTYHLISRFQHTFRLGGEVRKASEVTGLPVDQIIKDGASNNKASRKVKPFTGLQQAHVVRVSVDQGLKTANPDVYDRITKHAGHTQLTDKSVNVFHKVGGDVDRSQHSWSAALATIDYTKRLNSQSRKIFTDIKKDTLRIYEKNIALLKKDHADESIHWQKRLQYDEEIKVLEGAKKDVLKTTIEEMYRYAKEGYDQRHEYIPKKRRMHSPVREE; this is encoded by the coding sequence ATGTTAAAGACCAAGGATAAGTTTACAATTTTAAGAGACACTTCACAAGAATTACCACCATACCATACAAAGGTGAATCGTATCGCATTGACAGCAGAGAACGTAGCAAGATATCTAGAagaaatggaggaaaaaaatgacaCCATCTATCATTCTATGCTTGGTTCCTTGaagaaatacatttttgaaaacTCTACAGAACAGCGAGATACAATCATAGAGTTTGGTGTAAAGGTATCGAAATGTAGTGACAACGCGATCAAACGTACTGTAGAAACATTCATTTTGGAAACATACAGCTCAAAAGCTGCAAATGAGCGTGTGGACCAGTTTTACGATGAATACTATGATTATTTAGAtaatcagcaaaaaaacatcgaCACTATCATTGAATCAGTGGAAGCCGAActtaaaaagcaacaaaatgacgAAGTACTTCGCCTGTGGTATGACAGCGTTAATGACGATACACTGCCAGGAAAACTTGAGATAATGTTAAGAAACGACAAGGCATTAAGCTCTCTGTACGATAAACTCACCGTAGAGAGAAATGCAGAATATAACTGGGAGAGATGTTGTGCCGATGTAAAAATACAAGAATTATTGAAGATCAGCCTAGAGAAGGAAGGAATAATGAGCAAAAGTTATAGAGTGCTTTTGGCATATGTGTTCAACGTGAACATTCGGGTCTATGCTAGAGACGAGAACAATGAAATTGAGCTGATAgaaaatcataatcataaatcTACGACTGTGATACATATCTTACTGGAGGTTAACAAATTCATTCAACTGAAAATCAACGAAGCTTACCGTCTGCTAGAAGAAGAGCGTCTGCATAAGGATAGTATTTACAGACAAATTCTAACAGAAGTAAGCACAATGCAGATCGAGTACGTTTTTGTACCAAATTTCAAGCGCAAGTTGTTGTACCAAAACAGTTCCTCTAAACAGAAAACATTCGATGAATTAGACGATGAGGCACTAATTGGAAAGATTTCAGAATTCTTCTCAGACGAGGAGAAGGATCAAATTGCTCAACGTTTGCAAAACATTTCTCCCAAATATTCTGGCCAGTATGGAGTGATCGAGAACATTTTGCAGCGTTTTTCTTTCGAAGGAAGACATGTGTCATCTAACGAATTGTGTTTCTTGATCAATTCTATACTTGCACACAGTGCCCAATCAAGACAGGAACGGTACACTTTTTCATGGATTGTTGCTGCATACAATCAAAGTAATTGGACAGACGAGTTAGTACTGTTGAAGTTGGAGAACTTTTTCAAAAGACAGCTGCAGGACAAGTCAAAATGGCGTGGATACATGTCAAACATCGACAATAAGGGAGTTTTGCTAGTATTTGCAGCTCAGTTTGATCAAAGTCCATGCTCTGAGCAGTGTGTCCAAGAAATCTTGCACTTGTTGAGTAGTATTCCGATAGAATCAATTAATCTTGATCAGTTCGAACTATCAGAGTGGCCATATGTTCTCAAAGAATACTATTGGACCTCTAAGTTCAAATCTCTGATGTCGTGGGATAATGAGTTGGCAGGCTTATCCTCTGCTACCTTTTACGCGCTATCCATCGAAAACACGTTCGGTGATAAACTGATGAGCATGTTGTTTGAATCGTTGGAAGGAAAGCGCAACGTGCTTACCCATGCTGGGTTGAACAAAATCTTAAATTGTTTCCATACCCAAAAGTGGAACTTGTGCATTGAGGAATTAAACGTTTTTAAGCGTTGTAGCGTGAAGGAATGGGTTCAAAATATGGATAGCAAGTACACAATAAACTCAAGACAACTTACCGTTTCTCAGATAGTAGCTATCATAAAAGGCAATTCTAACACATCAAGTAATATAGTGAAGCATTTGTCACGAATTGAAAATTCGGTGGCAAATATTCATTATAACGAGACAACATTCAATACGAAAAAAATATCCAGTTTCTTGTCGGAAGATATAGAGCAATGGACTAAACAGTTCCaggataaaataaaaaaaccaaatgCATACGTTTTTGAGGAAATGCTCGCTGTAATTGATAGAGCAATCGAGCTTAAGCGGGGGTTCAGGTTACGTGACACCCAGCGATTGACAGTGTTGGCATTGCTGGCAAACGATAAGAGCACATTAGCCCAGGTATCTACCGGTGAAGGAAAAACGATTATCGTAGTAGCGATCACAGTTATAAAAGTTCTCCTTGGGGAGAAGGTAGACATTATCACTAGCTCATCGGTACTTGCCAAGCGAGACGCAGACGAGAACAAGGACATCTATGAACTGTTTGGATTTAGCGCCTCCCACAACTGTAGCGAAGTGATAGAAGAGCGAAAAGAAGCCTACTCTTCGAATCAGATTATTTATGGAGATTTGGGAAATTTTCAGCGTGACTATCTGTTAGATAGAGTTTACGGGAAAAATGTATTGGGAGACCGCAGTTTCCAGAATGTAATTGTTGATGAGGTGGACAGCATGTTGCTCGATAAGggaaacaatattttatatttatcgCATGATATTGCCGGTATGGATAAGCTGGAATCAATATTCGTATTCATCTGGCAAATGGTCAACAATCCAACAGATCAAACGGAAGATGTACTTATGAAAGATATCAAACAGTCGGTGCTGTGTGACATGTACGCCCTCATCCAGAAAGAGGATATCCAAAGTCTAGACAATGTTTTGAGCATATCCGATGCATTAGCGATATGGGAAAGGTTGATACAATCTGAAATAATAAACGATTCAGGAAGATTGTTAGTCGAAGCTGTCGATTGCAACAAGCTAGATAAAGTACTTTCACCAGACTTTACAAAACTCAAAGATCGTTTAAGTTTCTTACTTTGGTCGCGGATCGAACGTGAAACTTATGTCACAGTTCCCAATTATCTAAAAGCATTCGTGGAGCGACATTTGGACGGTTGGATATCTAGTGCCATAACAGCACTGTACATGGTGCCTGGTCAATACTACGTGGTGGACGTCGACAGATCTGGGACAGGTACCGACCGTAATGCAAATGTAATTATTCTCGACAGAGATACGGGCACCGATCAGGTTAGCTCGCAGTGGGATGAAGCGATGCATCAATTCTTGCAGCTCAAACATGGATGTAAGCTGTCCACTCTGAGCCTGAAGGcggttttcatttcaaatgttACATATTTTAAAGAGTACGAACTGCTATACGGTTTAACAGGTACGCTAGGAACAAACGAAGAAAGAGACCTCCTCAAGAAGATACATGATGTGGACTTTGTCACTGTTCCCACTTTTAAAATGAAACAGTTTGAAGAATATGGATCTATAATATGTTCGAGTAGTGAGGACTGGAAACAAGGGATACGCCAGGAGGTTACTAAATTAATCAAAACTGAAAAAAGATCCGTTCTTATGATATGTGAAACTGTCCAGGATGTTGAAGCATTACAGCTGACATTAGGTTCCGAGGAGCATAAAAATCTTCACATCTATAAGCGAGATTATGAGAAGTTGACTATTCCAAAGGATGGATTGCAATCTGGACACATTATTATTGCCACCAATTTGGCAGGTCGCGGCACGGACATAAAAGTATCCGATGAACTTGAGAAGGCCGGTGGTTTGCATGTGGTACTAACATACCTTCCTGCAAATATTCGAATTGAAGAACAAGCTTTCGGAAGAGCAGCAAGAAAGGGTGAAAAGGGATCGGGACGGATGATACTAATGGTGGCGGACGGGAAATCACACAGTAATTTTAAGATATATAGCCTCAAGCTAAAGCGAAACGCAGACGAGTTACTACGCCTGGCAGCTATAAAGACTTACTACGAAACAACGATTAAAACGGAAGAGAACTGttttaaatcattcaaaaagTATTTTGAACAGTCAAGGAAATACTTAGCGGATATTGAAACGCCAGATCAGGTAAAAGAGATTCTGCTGCAAAGTTGTTTGAACAAATGGTCATTTTGGTTGGACGAACACAATGGACAGATAGACAAAGCATCAGATGAGGCAGGTAAACGAGTATTAAACCAGCTTTTAGACAATTTTTTGATACAGCTCAAACATCTACAAGCTAGCAGCGCAAAAAATTGGTCAGCTTGGGTCGAAGAAAATCCCATACAAATGATTAAATTGGGAAAATACATTTCTCAACATGAATCAGATCATCGGGATACAGCTTTGCAGTTGTTCGGAAAAGTTATCTCGAGTGAACCTTATTTCTGCGAAGCCGCTTATTACTATCGTGCGTATACGCGGTCACTCGGCGACATAAACTTGAAGGAGTTTCAGAACGACTTATGTTCTGCGGGAATGCTTTTTGCAGAGCATATTAAGAACGCAATGCATGCATTAGGTGTcgtagaaaagcaaaaaactaaGGCCAAAGAGTATGAGGGTTAtaaagagcaaaaagaaagtctggtaaatctgtactcattgTTCTTAGAATCAATAGACGACATACTGGGTCACCCCATAAGTCCCGCATCgtttaaaaattatgaaatcaaGGAAGATGTGGCTGAAATAATCTTTAAAAACCTTGTCCGTATCGGCGTGATAAAGAAGGCTGAAGTAGTTGGTAACATACCGATTGCTCGGATTCAGAAACTTCACACCGAGTATGGGATACCTGTAGACAAATTAAAAACGTTCCTACAACATCGAAGGGGCGCTATCGATGAGGAAAAATTGCTTGCAGATATTCGTAAATCATTTCCAATTCCAAACATAAGTGAATTTTGGAATGCACTCATCGACCAGAAAGTGCTTCACAGTGTCAAACATTACGTGGGGGTAAATGAAGAACGATTGGAAACAATAGATCCCGCATTAATGAACGTCATAAAGCAAAAGGAAGGGATAGGTGAGCTGGTAAAAGAAGTCATTAAGCTAGATAAGCATCAGATGTTGTTGatcaaacaagaaaaaaaaccgcagTTTTATTTTGAGAAAGAGAAACTCGTTCGTACGATTGGTGAAAGGAAGTATACCTCCCTTGTAGAAAATGGTGTGCTATCATTCAACGAAAAAGCGACCATAGATAAGAATAGAATAGAAAATTGTGTGTTCTCTGTCTTTGATGCTATTACAGTGCAGGATATTACTAACAAGACACGAATTACAACCGATGAAGCAATTAACATTGTTGCTGAACTTCTTAAGCAAAATGTTCTGGAAAAAAGGGGCAATACGTTAGCTTTAACAGGTAATTATGAACAGGCAATACTTCTTCCTAGTTGCCCAGTGTATGAAAATGTCATAAGAAACGTCCTTGATTTATGTTTCGCCTACAAGCTAGCTCTGAGAAACATATCAACACAACTAGAAAAAGAGGATAGTAGTGATATTCGTATAAACCTGCACCCTGATCcttataaaatgttatttagcAATCTATACGAGCAAAAGATAATTAGACACCCTATGCTTAAGAGTATGATCGATGAAAGTGAGATTAAAGCAATCCACAATAAATCGTGGTCAGAGGAGGAATTGAAGAGCGAGCTCGCTAAGGATATTGGTTTGTCTGTAGAATATACCGAGGTCTTGTTGGATGCGTTGCTTAAGAATCGCTGGATTGTCCCGGAATTCTTATCGCAGCTGCTTCCAAGATTTATTGACCCTTTTATAAACATTGGATGGTCAATAGAAGTAAAGGATTTGCTtcataaaattaatgaaaactcttgcataaatatttttgatttaaaatcaacCGTTTCTGCAATAAATCCTAGCTATGAtctaatgaaaatattttataatccATCTTCTAAACATGCACGAAAAAGTCTTGCTGATTTAAAATTATCTATTGAATCAATCGACGTAAAGTATGGCTTGGTCGAATCTTATGACGTAGGTATCGCGATTGAAAAATGGTTTAACAATAAATTACTATTAATTGGAGAAGGAACTACTAAACATATCGAGGATGTGCTCAGTAAGTCGAAGTCCTTACTAGCAACGTTATATGTACCTGATGGAGAACTTAAATCCATCGTGGAGTTTTATGGCCAAAATAATTTTGGAAACATCGATGAGATGCGCATTTTTATCACAAACGGCCTGGAACATGTTTTACAACTAGTGGAGAAAAAATGGACCttagaaatgaaattaaaaacttcTCTAGTAGCAGCCTTTGGTGTAGCACAAATAATTATTGGCGCGATAATAACGGTTTACTCATGTGGTGTTATGACTCTTGTTGGCAACGTATTGATTAGTGAAGGAGTCGGCGACATCGTGTTCGCCGTAAGTGCCGCCAGGTCAGGTTACTTTAGTTGGCATGATTACGGCATGCATAAGCTACAGAGTCTTGCCTTTACGCTCGTTATGGCTGGTGTGGGAATGTACCTTTCCAGTGGCGCTAAGATGTCCCGCATAGGCTATAAAATTGCCGGTCCAACGCTTGAATATGGTGGTAAAAAGGTAGCTGAGCTGACAGGAAAGCAGCTTATCAAAGCAGTTGGTGGATGGACAGTCGTAAAGGAGACAGCAAAGCATGTGGTGCTCAAAGCGACTGAAGGTGTTTCATTTGCTCTGGCAAATATGGCCGTAGATAAGATTGTTGAAGATCATCTACAAAATATACTGAATTCTTTGGCATTGAATATTTTGTCAGGTATTGAGGATACGGTGAAAAATCATTCTGTAGAGCTGATCCAAAACCTACGCAAAGCTTATGATCTCCTCGGTGAGAACAGTGCTAGAGCTCTTGTAGATGATTTGACAAAAATGTATATGATGGAACAGAATATGGGGCATATATTTCTATCTTATAGTAAGGAACTGTGCCAAAGTGTGATGAAAGGCATCAGGAATGCAAGTAAAAAAACAGGTAAGACTAGCAGTGCAATGGTAGTCATTAGTCACCTAAGCCGGGTACTGCAATTTGTAGACACTGCTgcacaaatcaataaaatgtGCAATGCAACACAGAACatgttaaattttattaaCACCGAAATGAAGGAGAAGCTCAAAGATATAGAGAAACACTCAGCGCCatcgaaggaaaaaaaggacaatCAGAAAGATGTTGAGCGCTTTCAGAGTAATGTGATCGATCAATGGAAAACTACATTGAGTAAGCACGTTGGACAACTGATTGCGCAACATGTTGTTGATCCAGTGCTAAACCTGGGTGCTAGAATGGCCACATCATTTGTGTCAAAAGGCTTGAAAGACATTAGACGCAGCATGGCAGAGTCAAACAGAGCCAAAAAGTTGCACCGTCTGAACGAACACGAACAGAAGATAAATCGGCCACATATGAAAACTGAAACAAAGCGTCAGCTGACCGATCAATATCACAGACAGTTGCTGAAGATTATGCACAAAACCCGCAATCCATCATTGTTTGCCACCATCATCCGGGAGAATGTCCCAATGGATTTGACTTGTGTCGGGGCATGTACTCCAATGATACAAAAATTGTTACAGGCGCAAAATCCTGCGATAACGGGTCTCACAATCACCGTTCATGGTGAAAAGGGAATAAAGCAATCGTTTAAATCTGGTAAGGGTGGCCCCGAGGTGCATCTGGAACTGAAAGATAACCATTTCACTGTGTCACAAGAGGGAGAGTCACAGGTTGACACGTTTAATAACAATTGTCTATATGGGGCACTAGCGACAGCTATACCGGATCTGCAAGCTTTGGCACCGAATACTTTCAGATATATGTTAAGTAATTGGATTAAGCATGATAATAGCACGAAACTTTATATTAGATATGGTTGGCACCGTTTTGGGATAATACATGGTGCGGTTGGAggtgccaaaaagaagatgaATTATACTGACTATATAACCGATAAAACATCCATTGATGAAGAGGGAAAACCCTATACAGAAGATGAAAGACCTCCCACATATCATTTGATATCTCGCTTTCAGCATACGTTTCGGTTAGGGGGCGAGGTGAGAAAAGCCTCTGAAGTTACTGGTTTGCCTGTTGATCAGATAATAAAAGACGGAGCTAGTAACAACAAGGCGTCTCGAAAGGTTAAACCTTTCACTGGCCTACAACAGGCGCATGTTGTGCGGGTTTCTGTCGATCAAGGACTGAAAACCGCAAACCCCGATGTATACGATAGGATAACGAAACACGCTGGTCACACACAGTTAACTGATAAGTCTGTTAATGTATTTCACAAAGTAGGAGGTGACGTAGATAGAAGTCAGCATAGTTGGTCAGCGGCTCTTGCAACCATAGACTATACTAAACGTTTAAACTCACAATCTAGGAAAATATTTACCGATATTAAAAAAGACACTTTGAGAATTTATGAAAAGAACATTGCGTTACTCAAAAAAGATCATGCAGATGAATCAATCCACTGGCAAAAACGGTTACAGTACGATGAAGAGATTAAGGTGCTGGAAGGTGCTAAAAAGGATGTTCTTAAGACTACGATCGAAGAAATGTATCGCTATGCAAAGGAGGGCTATGACCAACGCCATGAGTACATACCAAAGAAACGTAGAATGCACAGCCCGGTTAGAGAGGAATAG